A window of the Hyla sarda isolate aHylSar1 unplaced genomic scaffold, aHylSar1.hap1 scaffold_345, whole genome shotgun sequence genome harbors these coding sequences:
- the LOC130331007 gene encoding oocyte zinc finger protein XlCOF6.1-like isoform X2 — translation MNAFGPMNGAEDENTLYIQQCGVLLDCHDDDEISQIAPGEESEESYCESEKKDSSPHSGSVTAGPSSKGASKLSDIIAHLQSLASERESSRRESMEEDVTFQMGESSYTYDTQGIAFEDHGENLASPRGRSHSSDQRLKAFKAIKILQDTDSKDKKYICVECGKTSRYKSAYLRHKRTHTGEKPFSCTDCGKCFRRSSQLVTHQRIHTGEKPYTCLRCGKSFSCNSTLVTHQRTHTGEKPYICIECGKGFIHSSDYNRHHRVHRGEKRYTCKECGKSFSQSSYLVIHQRIHTGEKPFVCNECGKCFSRNSSLVTHQRVHTGERPYTCAECGKSFRQSSHLLIHQRTHTPDSHLALRAMM, via the coding sequence ATGCTTTTGGTCCGATGAACGGAGCTGAAGATGAGAACACCCTGTATATCCAGCAGTGCGGCGTCCTCCTAGATTGTCACGACGACGATGAGATTTCCCAGATAGCTCCAGGAGAAGAGAGTGAGGAAAGTTACTGTgaatcggagaagaaggacagctcgCCCCACAGCGGGTCCGTGACAGCGGGCCCAAGCAGTAAAGGGGCCAGTAAACTGTCTGACATCATAGCCCACCTGCAGAGCCTGGCCAGTGAGCGGGAGTCGTCCCGCAGAGAGTCTATGGAGGAGGACGTCACCTTTCAGATGGGCGAGAGCTCCTACACCTATGACACGCAGGGCATTGCCTTTGAAGACCATGGAGAGAACCTGGCCTCCCCCAGGGGGCGCTCACACTCCTCAGATCAACGCCTTAAAGCATTTAAGGCAATAAAAATCTTACAGGACACGGACTCTAAagacaaaaaatacatatgtgtAGAGTGTGGGAAAACCAGCCGGTACAAGTCGGCGTATCTCCGGCACAAGAGGACGCACACCGGGGAAAAGCCCTTTAGTTGTACGGATTGTGGGAAGTGTTTCCGGAGAAGCTCCCAGCTAGTGACCCACCAGAGAATCCACACGGGCGAGAAGCCCTACACCTGTCTGCGCTGCGGAAAGAGCTTCAGCTGTAACTCCACCCTAGTGACCCACCAGAGGACCCACACGGGTGAGAAGCCTTATATCTGCATTGAGTGTGGGAAGGGCTTCATCCACAGTTCTGACTACAACCGACACCACCGTGTCCACCGTGGGGAGAAGCGCTACACGTGCAAGGAGTGCGGGAAGAGCTTCAGCCAGAGCTCCTACCTTGTCATCCACCAGCGCATCCACACGGGAGAGAAACCCTTTGTGTGTAACGAATGTGGAAAGTGTTTCAGCCGCAACTCCTCCCTGGTGACACATCAGAGGGTGCACACGGGGGAGCGACCGTACACCTGCGCAGAATGTGGAAAGAGCTTTCGCCAAAGTTCCCACCTCCTCATCCACCAGAGGACGCATACTCCAGACAGCCACCTGGCGCTACGTGCCATGATGTGA
- the LOC130331007 gene encoding oocyte zinc finger protein XlCOF6.1-like isoform X1: protein MSERLDGGGHMWDPPGSDDDDCPIPYTDAFGPMNGAEDENTLYIQQCGVLLDCHDDDEISQIAPGEESEESYCESEKKDSSPHSGSVTAGPSSKGASKLSDIIAHLQSLASERESSRRESMEEDVTFQMGESSYTYDTQGIAFEDHGENLASPRGRSHSSDQRLKAFKAIKILQDTDSKDKKYICVECGKTSRYKSAYLRHKRTHTGEKPFSCTDCGKCFRRSSQLVTHQRIHTGEKPYTCLRCGKSFSCNSTLVTHQRTHTGEKPYICIECGKGFIHSSDYNRHHRVHRGEKRYTCKECGKSFSQSSYLVIHQRIHTGEKPFVCNECGKCFSRNSSLVTHQRVHTGERPYTCAECGKSFRQSSHLLIHQRTHTPDSHLALRAMM from the coding sequence ATGCTTTTGGTCCGATGAACGGAGCTGAAGATGAGAACACCCTGTATATCCAGCAGTGCGGCGTCCTCCTAGATTGTCACGACGACGATGAGATTTCCCAGATAGCTCCAGGAGAAGAGAGTGAGGAAAGTTACTGTgaatcggagaagaaggacagctcgCCCCACAGCGGGTCCGTGACAGCGGGCCCAAGCAGTAAAGGGGCCAGTAAACTGTCTGACATCATAGCCCACCTGCAGAGCCTGGCCAGTGAGCGGGAGTCGTCCCGCAGAGAGTCTATGGAGGAGGACGTCACCTTTCAGATGGGCGAGAGCTCCTACACCTATGACACGCAGGGCATTGCCTTTGAAGACCATGGAGAGAACCTGGCCTCCCCCAGGGGGCGCTCACACTCCTCAGATCAACGCCTTAAAGCATTTAAGGCAATAAAAATCTTACAGGACACGGACTCTAAagacaaaaaatacatatgtgtAGAGTGTGGGAAAACCAGCCGGTACAAGTCGGCGTATCTCCGGCACAAGAGGACGCACACCGGGGAAAAGCCCTTTAGTTGTACGGATTGTGGGAAGTGTTTCCGGAGAAGCTCCCAGCTAGTGACCCACCAGAGAATCCACACGGGCGAGAAGCCCTACACCTGTCTGCGCTGCGGAAAGAGCTTCAGCTGTAACTCCACCCTAGTGACCCACCAGAGGACCCACACGGGTGAGAAGCCTTATATCTGCATTGAGTGTGGGAAGGGCTTCATCCACAGTTCTGACTACAACCGACACCACCGTGTCCACCGTGGGGAGAAGCGCTACACGTGCAAGGAGTGCGGGAAGAGCTTCAGCCAGAGCTCCTACCTTGTCATCCACCAGCGCATCCACACGGGAGAGAAACCCTTTGTGTGTAACGAATGTGGAAAGTGTTTCAGCCGCAACTCCTCCCTGGTGACACATCAGAGGGTGCACACGGGGGAGCGACCGTACACCTGCGCAGAATGTGGAAAGAGCTTTCGCCAAAGTTCCCACCTCCTCATCCACCAGAGGACGCATACTCCAGACAGCCACCTGGCGCTACGTGCCATGATGTGA